From the genome of Bacteroides sp. MSB163, one region includes:
- a CDS encoding glycosyltransferase family 1 protein, whose protein sequence is MKIKVSNVNTPNWKDVNVKSHIPAELEKLSELAHNIWWSWNYEATELFRDLDPALWKEVGHNPVLLLERMSYAKLEALANDKVILKRMNDVYAMFRTYMDVKPDQKRPSVAYFSMEYGLSQVLKIYSGGLGVLAGDYLKEASDSNVDLCAVGFLYRYGYFTQTLSMDGQQIANYEAQNFGQLPIERVMDENGNQMIVDVPYLDYFVHAFVWRVNVGRISLYLLDTDNEMNSEFDRPITHQLYGGDWENRLKQEILLGIGGILTLKKLGIKKDVYHCNEGHAALINVQRICDYVAEGLSYDQAIELVRASSLYTVHTPVPAGHDYFDEGLFGKYMGGYPAKMGISWDDLMDLGRNNPGDKGERFCMSVFACNTSQEVNGVSWLHGKVSQEMFSTIWKGYFPEEMHVGYVTNGVHFPTWSATEWKHLYAANFDENFLYDQSNPKIWEAIYNVSDEKIWETRMALKNKLIDYVRKQYRETWLKNQGDPSRIVSLMDKINPNALLIGFGRRFATYKRAHLLFTDLDRLAKIVNNPDYPVQFLFTGKAHPHDGAGQGLIKRIIEISRRPEFLGKIIFLENYDMQLARRLVSGVDIWLNTPTRPLEASGTSGEKALMNGVVNFSVLDGWWLEGYREGAGWALTEKRTYQNQEHQDQLDAATIYSILETEILPLYYARNKKGYSEGWVKTIKNSIAQIAPHYTMKRQLDDYYSKFYTKLAKRFSALSANDNAKAKEIAAWKEEVVSKWDSIEVVSYDKCEELLQATIESGKEYTITYVIDEKGLNDAIGLELVTTYTAGDGKQHVYSVEPFSVVKKEGNLYTFQVKHKLENAGSFKVSYRMFPKNSDLPHRQDFCYVRWFV, encoded by the coding sequence ATGAAGATTAAAGTTAGTAATGTAAACACTCCGAACTGGAAAGATGTGAATGTGAAATCTCATATTCCTGCCGAGTTGGAGAAATTGTCTGAATTGGCACATAACATTTGGTGGTCTTGGAACTATGAAGCTACTGAACTGTTTAGAGACCTTGACCCTGCTTTGTGGAAAGAAGTTGGTCATAACCCCGTCCTTCTGTTGGAAAGAATGAGTTATGCTAAACTCGAGGCGCTTGCAAATGACAAAGTAATTCTGAAGAGAATGAATGACGTCTATGCTATGTTCAGAACGTATATGGACGTGAAACCTGATCAGAAGCGCCCTTCCGTTGCTTATTTCAGCATGGAGTATGGTTTGAGCCAGGTACTTAAGATATATTCTGGCGGTTTAGGTGTTCTTGCCGGTGACTACCTGAAAGAGGCTTCCGATAGCAATGTTGACCTTTGCGCAGTAGGATTCCTATATCGTTACGGTTATTTCACGCAGACCCTCTCTATGGATGGCCAGCAGATTGCCAACTACGAAGCTCAGAACTTCGGTCAGTTGCCCATCGAGCGAGTGATGGACGAGAATGGCAATCAGATGATTGTAGATGTTCCTTATCTGGATTATTTTGTTCATGCTTTTGTATGGCGTGTAAACGTTGGGCGTATTTCTCTCTATCTGTTGGATACGGATAATGAAATGAACAGCGAATTCGACCGTCCTATTACTCACCAACTCTATGGTGGTGACTGGGAAAACCGTTTGAAACAAGAAATATTGCTTGGTATCGGTGGTATCTTGACACTGAAGAAACTGGGTATCAAGAAAGATGTTTATCACTGTAACGAAGGACACGCAGCGTTGATCAACGTTCAGCGTATCTGTGATTATGTAGCTGAAGGCTTGTCTTACGACCAGGCTATCGAATTGGTGCGTGCTTCTTCACTGTACACTGTACATACTCCGGTTCCTGCCGGTCACGATTACTTCGACGAAGGTCTCTTCGGTAAGTATATGGGTGGTTATCCTGCTAAGATGGGTATCAGCTGGGACGACCTGATGGATCTTGGCCGTAACAATCCGGGCGACAAAGGCGAACGTTTCTGTATGTCGGTTTTTGCTTGCAACACTTCACAGGAAGTGAATGGTGTAAGCTGGTTGCACGGAAAGGTTTCTCAGGAAATGTTCTCTACTATCTGGAAGGGCTATTTCCCTGAAGAAATGCATGTGGGTTATGTTACGAACGGTGTACACTTCCCGACTTGGAGCGCTACCGAATGGAAACATCTTTATGCTGCTAACTTCGATGAAAACTTCTTGTACGATCAGTCTAACCCGAAGATTTGGGAAGCTATCTATAACGTATCCGATGAGAAGATTTGGGAAACGCGTATGGCCTTGAAGAATAAGTTGATCGATTATGTTCGTAAGCAATACCGTGAAACTTGGCTGAAGAACCAGGGTGACCCTTCACGTATCGTTTCTCTGATGGATAAGATCAATCCCAATGCGTTGCTGATCGGTTTCGGTCGTCGTTTTGCTACTTACAAACGTGCTCACTTGCTGTTCACTGACCTCGACCGTCTGGCTAAGATTGTGAATAACCCTGACTATCCGGTACAGTTCCTGTTCACAGGTAAGGCTCATCCGCATGATGGAGCAGGCCAAGGTTTGATTAAGAGAATTATCGAAATTTCCCGTCGTCCGGAATTCCTGGGTAAGATTATCTTCCTGGAAAACTATGATATGCAGCTGGCTCGCCGTCTGGTATCCGGTGTAGATATCTGGTTGAATACTCCGACTCGTCCGCTCGAAGCATCCGGTACTTCCGGTGAGAAAGCGTTGATGAACGGTGTTGTAAACTTCTCCGTACTCGACGGTTGGTGGTTGGAAGGCTATCGTGAAGGTGCAGGTTGGGCGCTGACTGAGAAGCGTACTTACCAGAACCAGGAACATCAGGATCAGCTCGATGCAGCTACTATCTATAGCATCCTTGAAACAGAAATCCTGCCGTTGTACTATGCACGCAATAAGAAGGGATACTCTGAAGGTTGGGTGAAAACTATCAAGAATTCTATCGCACAGATTGCGCCGCACTATACGATGAAACGTCAGTTGGACGACTATTATAGCAAGTTCTACACTAAGCTGGCTAAGCGTTTCAGTGCATTGTCTGCTAATGACAACGCCAAAGCAAAAGAAATTGCTGCTTGGAAAGAAGAAGTGGTGTCTAAGTGGGACAGTATTGAGGTAGTGTCTTATGACAAGTGTGAAGAATTGCTTCAAGCTACTATCGAAAGCGGTAAGGAATATACCATTACTTATGTAATCGATGAGAAAGGCTTGAATGATGCTATCGGTTTGGAACTGGTTACTACTTATACTGCCGGAGACGGTAAACAGCATGTTTATTCTGTTGAACCGTTCAGTGTAGTGAAAAAAGAGGGTAATCTTTATACCTTTCAGGTGAAACATAAATTAGAGAACGCAGGTAGCTTTAAAGTATCCTACCGTATGTTCCCGAAAAACTCTGACCTGCCTCACCGTCAGGACTTCTGTTACGTTCGTTGGTTCGTGTAA
- the gpmA gene encoding 2,3-diphosphoglycerate-dependent phosphoglycerate mutase has protein sequence MKKIVLLRHGESAWNKENRFTGWTDVDLTEKGIAEAKKAGQLLIDNGFQFDKAYTSYLKRAVKTLNVVLDRMDQDWIPVEKSWHLNEKHYGQLQGLNKAETAAKYGEEQVLIWRRSYDIAPHALTEDDPRNPRFEARYNEVPDAELPRTESLKDTIERIMPYWKCVIFPNLKTADELLVVAHGNSLRGIIKHLKHISDEDIVKLNLPTAVPYVFEFDDDLNLQKDYFLGDPEEIKKLMEAVANQGKNK, from the coding sequence ATGAAGAAAATCGTATTACTTCGCCATGGCGAGAGCGCATGGAATAAGGAAAATCGTTTCACTGGTTGGACCGATGTAGATTTAACGGAAAAAGGTATTGCCGAAGCTAAAAAGGCAGGACAGTTATTGATAGATAATGGTTTCCAGTTTGATAAAGCTTATACTTCCTACCTGAAACGTGCAGTGAAAACACTGAATGTGGTATTGGATCGTATGGATCAGGACTGGATACCGGTAGAGAAATCCTGGCATCTGAACGAGAAGCATTATGGACAGCTTCAAGGTTTGAATAAGGCGGAAACAGCTGCCAAATATGGTGAAGAGCAGGTGTTGATCTGGCGTCGTAGCTACGATATTGCTCCTCATGCACTGACTGAGGATGACCCTCGTAATCCGCGCTTTGAAGCACGTTATAATGAAGTGCCCGATGCGGAACTGCCTCGTACCGAGTCTCTGAAAGATACAATCGAACGCATCATGCCTTACTGGAAATGTGTGATCTTCCCGAATCTGAAAACAGCCGATGAGTTGTTGGTAGTGGCACATGGTAATAGTTTAAGAGGAATCATCAAGCACCTGAAACATATCTCCGATGAAGATATTGTGAAGCTGAACCTGCCCACCGCCGTACCTTATGTCTTTGAATTTGATGATGACCTGAATTTGCAGAAAGACTATTTCTTGGGAGATCCGGAGGAAATAAAGAAGTTGATGGAAGCAGTAGCAAATCAAGGAAAGAATAAATAG
- a CDS encoding 30S ribosomal protein S16 — protein sequence MATKIRLQRHGRKSYAFYSIVIADVRAPRDGKFIEKIGTYNPNTNPATVDLKFDRALDWVMKGAQPTDTVRNILSREGVYMKKHLLGGVTKGAFGEAEAEAKFEAWKNNKQSGLAALKAKDEEAKKAEAKARLEAEKKVNAEKAKALAEKKAAEEAEKAAAEAPAEEATEAPAEEAPAAEAAAE from the coding sequence ATGGCAACAAAAATCAGATTGCAAAGACATGGACGTAAGAGCTACGCTTTCTACTCTATCGTTATTGCAGATGTAAGAGCACCACGTGATGGTAAATTTATTGAGAAGATTGGTACGTACAATCCGAACACCAATCCTGCCACAGTAGATTTGAAGTTCGACCGCGCACTTGACTGGGTTATGAAAGGTGCACAACCGACTGACACTGTTCGTAACATCTTGTCACGCGAAGGCGTTTACATGAAAAAACACCTTTTGGGTGGTGTAACCAAAGGCGCATTTGGCGAAGCAGAAGCTGAAGCTAAATTTGAAGCTTGGAAGAACAACAAACAAAGTGGTTTGGCTGCTCTGAAAGCTAAAGACGAAGAAGCTAAGAAAGCTGAAGCAAAAGCACGTCTGGAAGCTGAGAAGAAAGTGAACGCTGAAAAAGCTAAAGCATTGGCTGAAAAGAAAGCTGCTGAAGAAGCAGAAAAAGCCGCTGCCGAAGCTCCTGCTGAAGAAGCAACAGAGGCTCCTGCCGAAGAAGCTCCTGCAGCTGAAGCTGCTGCTGAATAA
- a CDS encoding anaerobic ribonucleoside triphosphate reductase, with the protein MIQTVIKRDGRIVGFNEEKIVTAIRKAMLHTDKGEDLQLIRQITDHISFKGSAQMTVEAIQDAVEMELMKSSRKDVAQKYIAYRNQRSIARKAKTRDMFLEIIEIKSNDVTRENANMNADTPAGMMMKFASETTKPFVDDYLLSDEVLEAVSGNYLHIHDKDYYPTKSLTCVQHPLDRILTCGFSAGHGESRPAKRIETASILGCISLETAQNEMHGGQAIPAFDFYLAPYVRNSYIEEIKNLEELNGKDYSHLYQKELTDYLQQPLDGLSDEKRIVQHAINKTVARVHQSMEAFIHNMNTIHSRGGNQVVFSSINYGTDTSAEGRCIIRELLKSTYQGVGNGETAIFPIQIWKKKRGVSYLPEDRNYDLYQLACKVTARRFFPNFLNLDATFNQSEEWKADDPKRYQHEVATMGCRTRVFENRFGPKTSIGRGNISFSTINIVRLAIECMKIEDEELRIAKFFAKLDSMLEVTARQLHERMEFQKTAFAKQFPLLMSALWVGCEKLKPNDTIASVINQGTLGIGFIGLAECLVALTGKHHGESEEAQKLGMKIVTYMRDRADQFSDQYHHNYSVLATPAEGLSGKFTGADRKKFGVLPGITNRDYYTNSNHVPVYYKCSARHKAEVEAPYHELTRGGHIFYVEIDGDATHNPEVIMRVVDMMDQYNIGYGSVNHNRNRCLECGYENSTPNLETCPKCGSTHIDKLQRITGYLVGTTDRWNNAKLAELNDRVIHN; encoded by the coding sequence ATGATACAGACTGTAATCAAAAGAGACGGACGTATAGTAGGCTTCAATGAAGAGAAAATAGTAACTGCTATCCGTAAAGCTATGTTACATACGGATAAAGGCGAAGACCTGCAATTGATACGCCAAATCACAGATCATATATCTTTCAAGGGAAGTGCACAAATGACGGTGGAAGCCATTCAGGATGCCGTAGAAATGGAACTGATGAAGAGTAGCCGGAAAGATGTAGCACAGAAGTATATCGCTTACCGCAATCAGCGCAGCATTGCCCGTAAAGCCAAGACGCGCGACATGTTTCTGGAGATTATAGAAATAAAATCCAATGACGTAACACGGGAAAATGCAAACATGAATGCCGATACCCCGGCAGGCATGATGATGAAGTTTGCCAGTGAAACGACCAAACCCTTTGTGGATGACTATCTGCTAAGCGATGAAGTACTGGAAGCCGTAAGCGGTAATTACCTGCATATTCATGACAAGGACTACTACCCTACCAAGAGCCTGACATGTGTTCAGCATCCATTGGATCGTATTTTGACCTGCGGCTTTTCTGCCGGACACGGTGAATCCCGTCCTGCCAAACGTATTGAAACTGCAAGTATCCTGGGATGTATCTCACTGGAAACTGCACAGAATGAAATGCATGGCGGTCAGGCTATCCCGGCATTCGACTTTTATCTGGCACCCTACGTACGCAACAGCTATATCGAAGAAATCAAGAATCTGGAAGAGCTGAACGGAAAGGATTATTCACATCTATATCAGAAAGAGCTTACAGACTATCTGCAACAGCCGCTGGATGGACTGTCCGACGAGAAACGCATTGTGCAACATGCCATTAACAAGACTGTAGCACGTGTACATCAGTCAATGGAAGCATTCATCCATAATATGAATACCATTCACTCACGCGGTGGTAACCAGGTAGTATTCAGTTCTATCAATTACGGCACGGATACATCTGCCGAAGGACGCTGCATCATCCGCGAACTTCTGAAAAGTACCTATCAAGGTGTAGGTAACGGCGAAACAGCCATATTCCCTATTCAGATATGGAAAAAGAAACGTGGTGTGAGCTATCTGCCGGAAGACCGGAACTATGACCTCTACCAGCTTGCCTGCAAAGTGACGGCCCGCCGCTTCTTTCCGAATTTCCTCAATCTGGACGCTACTTTCAACCAAAGCGAAGAGTGGAAGGCAGATGACCCGAAACGCTATCAGCATGAAGTAGCCACCATGGGATGCCGTACGCGTGTATTCGAAAACCGTTTCGGACCGAAAACTTCAATCGGACGCGGAAATATCTCTTTTTCTACCATTAATATCGTACGCCTGGCTATCGAGTGTATGAAGATAGAAGATGAAGAATTGCGTATAGCCAAATTCTTCGCAAAACTGGATTCAATGCTCGAAGTCACTGCACGCCAACTGCACGAACGTATGGAATTCCAGAAAACTGCATTTGCCAAGCAATTCCCATTGCTGATGTCTGCCCTATGGGTAGGTTGCGAAAAACTGAAACCAAACGATACAATTGCCTCTGTTATCAATCAGGGAACGTTGGGCATAGGTTTCATAGGTTTGGCAGAATGTCTGGTTGCCCTTACCGGCAAACATCACGGAGAATCGGAAGAAGCACAAAAACTGGGAATGAAAATAGTAACTTATATGCGCGACCGCGCCGACCAGTTCTCCGATCAGTATCACCATAATTACAGTGTGCTGGCTACGCCTGCCGAAGGATTATCGGGCAAATTCACAGGCGCAGACCGTAAGAAGTTTGGTGTATTGCCGGGAATTACAAACCGGGATTATTACACAAATTCCAATCATGTGCCTGTATATTATAAGTGTAGCGCCCGCCATAAGGCAGAAGTGGAAGCTCCGTATCATGAACTGACACGTGGCGGACACATTTTCTATGTAGAAATAGACGGTGATGCGACACACAATCCTGAGGTCATCATGCGTGTAGTGGACATGATGGACCAGTACAATATCGGATACGGCTCAGTAAACCATAACCGCAACCGCTGTCTGGAATGCGGATATGAAAACTCTACTCCGAATCTGGAAACCTGTCCGAAATGTGGCAGCACGCACATCGATAAGTTACAACGTATCACCGGTTACCTGGTAGGTACTACCGACCGTTGGAACAATGCCAAACTGGCGGAACTCAACGACCGTGTCATTCATAACTAA
- a CDS encoding DUF6064 family protein: protein MEVFWKTIAQYNEATWIFQVIITIAGILLTVLLYQKPTLLIKRLMKGYMVFLNSWISIVYYMIYCGDRNYNYILAIFWGIIALIWLWDLITNYTPFERYHKYDKLTYILYAMPFLYPLLSWARGMEFPMMTTCVMPCSVAVFTIGLLLAFSRKVNLLVILFLCHWALIAFSKVYIYKIPEDLLLASATVPAIYLFFKNYFDQNLHKETKPSAKYTNWILIALCIAIGVFLSITILNELVG from the coding sequence ATGGAAGTTTTTTGGAAAACAATCGCACAATATAATGAAGCAACCTGGATTTTCCAGGTAATTATTACGATTGCAGGTATTCTGCTGACCGTACTACTTTATCAAAAACCGACACTGCTGATAAAGCGGTTGATGAAGGGATATATGGTATTTTTAAATAGCTGGATTTCTATCGTCTACTACATGATCTATTGTGGTGACCGGAATTACAATTATATACTTGCCATATTCTGGGGTATAATTGCACTTATCTGGCTATGGGATCTCATTACAAACTATACTCCGTTTGAACGTTATCACAAATATGACAAACTGACTTACATACTGTATGCCATGCCATTCCTTTACCCTCTCTTGTCATGGGCACGGGGCATGGAATTCCCAATGATGACCACCTGTGTGATGCCCTGCTCCGTGGCCGTATTCACCATCGGGCTGTTACTGGCATTTTCACGCAAAGTGAATCTGCTTGTAATACTTTTCCTTTGTCACTGGGCATTGATAGCGTTTTCTAAAGTGTACATCTACAAAATTCCCGAAGACTTATTGCTGGCAAGTGCAACCGTTCCTGCCATTTATCTCTTCTTCAAGAATTACTTCGACCAGAATCTGCATAAAGAAACAAAACCAAGTGCCAAATATACAAACTGGATTCTAATAGCACTCTGTATAGCAATTGGAGTATTTCTAAGTATCACGATATTGAACGAATTAGTTGGTTAG
- a CDS encoding RNA recognition motif domain-containing protein: MNLYVGNLNYKVRESDLREVMEEYGTVDSVRIITDRETRRSKGFAFIEMPDSAEASNAINALNGAEYGGRPMVVKEALPKN; encoded by the coding sequence ATGAATTTGTATGTAGGTAACCTTAATTACAAGGTTAGAGAATCAGATTTGAGAGAAGTTATGGAAGAGTACGGAACAGTAGACTCAGTAAGAATCATCACTGACCGTGAAACAAGAAGATCTAAAGGATTCGCATTCATCGAAATGCCGGATTCTGCAGAAGCATCTAACGCTATCAATGCATTGAACGGTGCTGAATACGGAGGCCGTCCGATGGTAGTTAAAGAAGCATTACCGAAGAATTAA
- a CDS encoding threonine/serine exporter family protein, whose product MILVDILTDGIFAAVAAIGFGAISDPPLRAFPSIALLAAIGHALRFCLMTYLGVDIATASLFASFSIGMGSLVLGKRIYCPMTVLYIPALLPMIPGMYAYKIVFSLIMFMQNMKVPELQEKYLIDLFTNTIVTCSVIFMLAVGATIPLFLFIKRAFSMTRHEKN is encoded by the coding sequence ATGATACTCGTTGATATACTTACGGACGGCATATTTGCCGCAGTTGCCGCCATCGGTTTCGGAGCGATTTCAGATCCTCCCTTGCGCGCTTTTCCTTCCATTGCCTTGCTTGCCGCTATCGGCCATGCTTTGCGTTTTTGTCTGATGACCTATCTGGGAGTAGATATCGCCACTGCATCTCTATTTGCTTCTTTCAGTATCGGCATGGGAAGTCTGGTTTTGGGAAAACGTATCTATTGCCCCATGACCGTGCTCTACATCCCTGCATTGCTGCCTATGATTCCGGGTATGTACGCCTACAAAATAGTATTCTCACTCATCATGTTCATGCAGAATATGAAAGTACCGGAATTGCAGGAAAAGTATCTGATAGACTTATTCACGAACACAATTGTTACTTGTAGCGTCATTTTCATGTTGGCAGTGGGCGCCACTATACCGTTGTTCTTGTTTATCAAACGAGCTTTCTCCATGACAAGACACGAGAAAAATTAA
- a CDS encoding threonine/serine ThrE exporter family protein, whose protein sequence is MNSPNELKEITRFLLEYANRLMGSGVHTSRVIRNTRRIGKSLDVDVKMSLFQKTMVVSVCDIDSTEVYNEVAIIPAFPISFELNAELSALSWEAYDNHLPLEILWDKYEKIISRPKMDPLCTLFLVGFANASFCALFGGDWTARLIVFSATLIGFYIKQIMQKKKINHYLVFIVSAFVASMVASSALTLETTAEIAIATSVLYLVPGVPLLNGVIDIVEGHVLTGCTRLIQALLLVLCISVGLSCTLMLIRNSLL, encoded by the coding sequence ATGAATTCGCCAAACGAATTAAAAGAAATTACCCGGTTTTTACTGGAGTATGCTAATCGTCTTATGGGGTCCGGCGTACACACTTCGCGTGTGATACGAAACACCCGTCGCATCGGAAAGTCACTGGACGTAGACGTGAAAATGAGCCTTTTCCAAAAGACCATGGTGGTAAGTGTATGCGACATTGACAGCACGGAAGTCTACAATGAAGTAGCCATTATCCCCGCTTTCCCCATCAGTTTTGAACTGAACGCTGAACTGAGTGCACTTAGCTGGGAAGCCTACGACAATCATTTGCCTCTGGAGATACTTTGGGACAAATATGAGAAAATAATATCACGACCGAAGATGGACCCGCTTTGTACATTGTTTCTAGTGGGTTTTGCCAATGCTTCTTTCTGCGCCCTGTTTGGCGGTGACTGGACAGCGCGTCTCATTGTATTCTCCGCAACGCTCATCGGTTTCTATATAAAACAGATTATGCAGAAGAAGAAAATCAATCATTATCTTGTTTTCATTGTATCTGCATTCGTAGCTTCCATGGTTGCTTCTTCAGCGCTCACGCTGGAAACGACAGCTGAGATAGCCATTGCCACAAGTGTTCTTTATCTGGTGCCCGGCGTCCCCTTGCTGAATGGAGTCATTGATATTGTTGAGGGACATGTACTAACCGGCTGCACCCGTCTCATCCAGGCATTACTGCTGGTATTATGTATTTCCGTAGGACTCTCCTGCACTCTTATGTTAATTAGAAACAGTTTATTATGA
- the nrdG gene encoding anaerobic ribonucleoside-triphosphate reductase activating protein, translating to MLSILDIIEDTTVDGPGFRTSIYAAGCPNRCPGCHNPESWDINRGRWMSTDEILAKVLADNFADVTFSGGDPMYQPEGFTELACAIKEKSSKNIWCYTGYTFETLLRNPLQTKLLQYIDVLVDGKFKQELRDESLCFRGSKNQRLIDVQASLQAEEVVTYNYNPVPQIA from the coding sequence GTGCTTTCTATCCTTGACATTATAGAAGATACTACAGTGGACGGTCCGGGCTTCCGGACCTCCATTTATGCTGCCGGATGCCCGAACAGATGCCCTGGTTGCCACAATCCTGAATCCTGGGATATCAACCGGGGACGCTGGATGTCGACAGACGAAATTCTGGCGAAAGTGCTTGCCGACAATTTTGCAGACGTAACATTCAGTGGCGGAGATCCGATGTACCAACCCGAGGGATTTACAGAACTGGCATGTGCCATCAAGGAAAAAAGTAGCAAGAACATCTGGTGCTATACAGGATATACTTTTGAGACTCTGCTACGCAATCCACTACAGACCAAACTATTGCAGTATATCGATGTACTGGTAGACGGGAAATTCAAACAGGAACTGCGGGATGAAAGCCTGTGCTTCCGCGGAAGTAAAAATCAACGCTTGATTGACGTACAGGCTTCATTACAGGCAGAAGAGGTGGTGACATACAACTATAATCCCGTACCTCAAATTGCTTAA
- a CDS encoding TlpA disulfide reductase family protein — translation MKKFIYLLAVAAIVAACSGNKGYVVTGTVEGGADGDTVFLQKVDGRNLVKVDSAVITKGTFTFKGVQDTAVNRYVTYRPAGKEGILMDFFLENGNININLTRDNDSATGTPSNDAYQEIRAQLNDLNKQMMTIYESMSDTTLTDEQREAKMKEMNDLQEKSMEITKAGIAKNITNLVGVHLLKNNYYYLEVDELDPLMPQIPAEFANDEVIIKIKGNVEKMKATAVGQKFTDFEMETPDGKPVKLSDYVGKGKVVLIDFWASWCGPCRREMPNLVEAYAQYKNKGFEIVGVSLDQSGEAWKDAIQKLNITWPQMSDLKYWNSEGAQLYAVSSIPHTVLIDGEGTIIARGLHGEELQKKLAEVLK, via the coding sequence ATGAAAAAATTTATCTATCTGCTCGCTGTGGCTGCCATCGTTGCCGCCTGTAGCGGAAACAAAGGTTACGTGGTAACCGGAACCGTAGAGGGTGGAGCTGACGGCGACACCGTATTTTTGCAAAAAGTAGACGGAAGAAATCTTGTAAAAGTTGACTCCGCAGTTATCACAAAAGGCACATTCACCTTCAAAGGTGTACAAGATACTGCCGTAAACCGTTACGTGACTTACAGACCGGCAGGAAAAGAAGGCATATTAATGGACTTTTTCCTTGAAAACGGTAACATCAACATCAACCTGACGCGTGATAATGACTCCGCTACCGGTACGCCAAGCAATGATGCTTACCAGGAAATCAGAGCTCAGCTGAATGATTTGAACAAGCAAATGATGACTATATACGAGTCCATGTCAGATACTACACTGACTGACGAACAGCGTGAAGCCAAAATGAAGGAAATGAACGATCTGCAAGAAAAGTCAATGGAAATCACCAAGGCAGGTATCGCTAAGAATATTACAAACCTCGTAGGCGTTCATTTGCTGAAGAATAACTACTACTATCTTGAAGTAGACGAATTGGATCCGCTGATGCCGCAAATCCCGGCTGAATTTGCGAATGATGAAGTAATCATCAAAATCAAAGGAAACGTAGAAAAGATGAAAGCAACTGCCGTAGGCCAGAAGTTCACAGATTTCGAAATGGAAACTCCTGACGGAAAACCCGTGAAACTGTCTGACTATGTAGGTAAAGGTAAAGTGGTACTCATCGACTTCTGGGCAAGCTGGTGTGGTCCTTGTCGCCGTGAAATGCCAAACTTGGTAGAAGCTTACGCTCAATACAAGAACAAAGGTTTTGAAATCGTAGGCGTATCTTTGGATCAAAGTGGCGAAGCATGGAAAGACGCTATTCAGAAACTGAACATCACTTGGCCGCAAATGTCTGACCTGAAATACTGGAACAGCGAAGGTGCTCAATTGTATGCAGTAAGCAGTATTCCTCATACTGTATTGATCGACGGTGAAGGAACCATCATCGCACGCGGATTGCACGGTGAAGAATTGCAGAAAAAGTTGGCTGAAGTATTGAAATAA